The following proteins are encoded in a genomic region of Spirosoma sp. SC4-14:
- a CDS encoding helix-turn-helix domain-containing protein: MTPSDLFPAISPAMARELFLIRDASWADRFKENFNQFIVAPLEYSWPVIRLPLPPSRTSNHALIMVNSGRVDITIGHQAYTLRSQELVIVPALQIFTLHTIQPDSVGFMSFISQELILSAGSDIDFDFLKLTGNPYIRLSDQQTQFVHTILTRLTIEYQENGATKPELIRPYLLALFAEIDRAYIGPMSAKTDMGERLVQRFMDLLTIRIRETRFASQYADWLAVSPNYLNKVVKSRTGKSPSVWIDERVVLEAKVLLVQSDLTVAQIAHEMGFPDQSTFGKLFRKYTRLTPTQFRSQFVGNKAVMSNTT; encoded by the coding sequence ATGACACCCAGCGATCTTTTTCCAGCCATTAGCCCGGCAATGGCCCGTGAACTTTTCCTGATCAGAGATGCGTCGTGGGCCGATCGATTTAAAGAAAATTTCAATCAGTTTATCGTTGCGCCACTGGAATATAGCTGGCCAGTTATCAGGCTGCCGCTGCCGCCCTCACGCACCAGCAACCATGCCCTGATTATGGTCAATAGCGGTCGGGTCGACATTACGATTGGCCATCAAGCTTATACGCTTCGGTCGCAGGAACTGGTCATTGTGCCCGCACTTCAGATTTTTACGCTCCATACCATTCAACCCGATTCGGTTGGTTTTATGTCGTTTATCAGTCAGGAGTTGATTTTAAGTGCGGGTAGTGATATCGATTTTGATTTTTTGAAATTGACAGGCAATCCGTACATCCGTTTATCGGATCAGCAAACGCAGTTTGTTCATACGATTCTGACTCGACTCACTATCGAATATCAGGAAAACGGAGCAACAAAACCTGAGTTAATCCGGCCGTATTTGCTGGCCCTGTTTGCCGAAATCGACCGGGCGTATATTGGTCCGATGTCAGCTAAAACCGACATGGGCGAACGACTTGTTCAGCGCTTTATGGATTTGCTAACGATCCGTATTCGCGAAACCCGATTTGCCAGTCAGTATGCCGATTGGCTGGCCGTGAGCCCGAATTATTTGAACAAGGTAGTGAAAAGCCGAACCGGTAAATCGCCTTCCGTCTGGATCGATGAACGGGTTGTGCTGGAAGCTAAAGTATTACTTGTACAGTCGGATTTGACCGTAGCCCAGATTGCCCACGAAATGGGCTTTCCAGATCAGTCGACTTTTGGAAAGCTCTTTCGAAAATACACGAGATTAACACCCACTCAATTCAGGAGCCAGTTTGTAGGAAATAAGGCAGTTATGAGCAATACAACATAA
- a CDS encoding M1 family aminopeptidase, with product MRYGITALLLAMLGSQLPALSQSPAVETGVSQMLAKARKQTIHDVAYALKFDIPAQKNQPIPATESITFNWTKNASPVQVDFKEERAHLQTVSVNGKSVSIVFQSEHLLISTAFLKPGLNTISIRFTAGNLSLNRNDDYLYTLLVPDRARTVFPCFDQPDMKAKFQLSLTIPAHWQAMTNAAVNDSTTAGDRKTIRFRQSEVIPTYLFSFVAGKFTPVSRILDERPMTLFHRETDTAKIKLSLDLIFKLHADALKFLEDYTQIPYPFQKFDFVAVPDFQYGGMEHVGAIDYRLSSLFLDNGATRDQKLSRATLISHETAHMWFGDLVTMRWFNDVWLKEVFANFMADKITEVSSEASDRPESNYDLQFVVDHFPAAYGVDRTEGANPIGQPLANLQEAGTLYGGIIYHKAPIMMRQLERLMGKAALRDGLREYLKKYAFGNATWNDLISILDTHTPADLQAWNKVWVNEAGRPAFSYQFDKQNGKISRFVISQQGEDGSKRLWPQGFEVALVYPDHVEELTVNMNQPQVTLAEAAGKPAPLFVVFNSSGQGYGVFPVDTAMIPQLATIKNPVTRAAAYINLYENMLSGKLITPAQLASVYQSLLANESEELNLRLLTTELASIVWDYTRPESRPALAVAVEHNTWQAMERETSAGKKKLLFRLYQNIALSTEARNGLYAIWRDQKAPAGVTLTEDDYTSLALALAVRDYPADGILAKQLTRIKNPDRKKRLEFMMPALSSNVAERDQFFASLASEANREHEAWVTAALGYLHHPLRAESSVKYLPKSLELLEEIQRTGDIFFPESWLRSTLSSYQTPETVRLIRKFLADRPNYNPRLRAKLLQAADGPFRASKLLYSL from the coding sequence ACTGCCTGCCCTGAGTCAATCACCAGCCGTCGAAACGGGTGTCTCGCAGATGCTGGCCAAAGCCCGGAAACAAACCATCCACGATGTGGCTTATGCTTTAAAGTTCGACATTCCTGCGCAAAAAAACCAACCTATTCCAGCGACTGAATCAATAACGTTTAACTGGACCAAAAACGCATCGCCAGTTCAAGTTGATTTTAAGGAAGAACGCGCTCATTTGCAGACGGTTTCTGTCAATGGAAAGTCCGTTTCTATTGTATTCCAGAGCGAACATCTGCTGATTTCTACTGCTTTTTTGAAGCCGGGATTGAATACAATTTCAATTCGGTTTACGGCCGGGAATTTATCCTTAAACCGGAACGACGACTATCTCTATACTCTGCTCGTTCCCGACCGCGCCCGAACGGTATTTCCCTGCTTCGATCAGCCCGATATGAAGGCTAAATTCCAGCTATCGCTGACAATTCCCGCCCACTGGCAGGCCATGACCAACGCGGCCGTCAACGATTCAACTACGGCCGGTGATCGTAAAACCATCCGCTTTCGTCAGTCGGAAGTAATTCCTACCTATCTATTTTCATTCGTTGCCGGGAAGTTTACGCCCGTTAGCCGAATCCTCGACGAGCGGCCTATGACGCTTTTCCACCGCGAAACCGATACCGCCAAAATTAAGCTAAGCCTTGACCTGATTTTTAAACTCCATGCCGATGCCTTGAAATTCCTCGAAGACTACACGCAGATTCCGTATCCGTTTCAGAAATTCGATTTTGTGGCCGTTCCCGATTTTCAATACGGCGGTATGGAACACGTTGGGGCCATCGACTACCGGTTGTCGAGCCTGTTTCTCGACAACGGGGCCACCCGAGACCAGAAACTATCGCGGGCAACGCTGATTTCGCACGAAACGGCGCATATGTGGTTTGGCGATCTGGTAACGATGCGCTGGTTCAACGATGTATGGCTGAAAGAAGTATTTGCCAATTTTATGGCCGATAAAATTACGGAAGTCTCCTCCGAAGCGTCGGACCGCCCCGAATCCAATTACGATCTTCAGTTTGTGGTCGATCATTTTCCGGCCGCTTATGGGGTAGACCGTACCGAAGGCGCGAATCCGATTGGCCAACCGCTGGCCAATTTGCAGGAAGCCGGAACTCTTTACGGGGGCATTATCTATCACAAAGCTCCGATCATGATGCGCCAGTTGGAACGGTTGATGGGAAAAGCCGCCCTGCGCGATGGTCTGCGTGAATACCTGAAAAAGTATGCATTCGGCAATGCGACCTGGAACGATCTGATTTCGATTCTGGATACACACACACCTGCCGACCTGCAAGCCTGGAACAAGGTATGGGTAAATGAAGCCGGACGACCAGCCTTCTCGTATCAGTTCGACAAACAGAACGGTAAAATCAGCCGGTTTGTCATATCGCAACAGGGCGAAGATGGGTCTAAACGGTTGTGGCCGCAGGGATTCGAAGTGGCGCTGGTCTATCCCGATCATGTCGAAGAGCTAACCGTTAATATGAATCAGCCGCAGGTTACGCTGGCCGAAGCGGCTGGCAAACCGGCTCCGTTGTTCGTTGTTTTCAATTCGTCGGGGCAGGGCTATGGCGTGTTTCCGGTCGATACGGCTATGATTCCGCAACTGGCAACCATCAAAAATCCGGTAACGCGGGCGGCTGCTTACATCAATTTGTATGAGAACATGCTGTCGGGAAAGCTAATCACGCCCGCGCAGTTAGCTTCTGTATATCAATCCTTGCTTGCCAACGAATCGGAAGAACTGAACCTGCGGTTGCTGACCACCGAACTGGCCAGCATTGTCTGGGATTATACCCGGCCCGAAAGCCGTCCGGCGCTGGCTGTTGCCGTTGAACACAATACCTGGCAGGCCATGGAACGGGAAACGAGTGCTGGTAAGAAGAAACTTTTGTTTCGGCTATACCAGAACATTGCCCTCAGCACCGAAGCCCGCAACGGGCTGTATGCAATCTGGCGCGATCAGAAAGCACCGGCAGGCGTAACCCTCACCGAAGACGACTACACCAGTCTGGCTCTGGCGCTGGCCGTTCGCGATTATCCGGCAGATGGCATTCTGGCCAAGCAACTGACGCGTATCAAAAACCCGGATCGGAAGAAACGGCTGGAATTTATGATGCCTGCCCTATCGTCGAACGTAGCGGAACGGGATCAGTTTTTTGCGTCGCTGGCATCGGAAGCCAATCGCGAACACGAAGCCTGGGTAACGGCGGCACTAGGGTATCTGCATCACCCGCTGCGGGCCGAAAGCTCCGTCAAATACCTGCCTAAGAGTCTGGAATTGCTGGAAGAAATACAGCGAACGGGCGATATTTTCTTTCCTGAATCGTGGCTCCGGTCAACCTTGTCGAGTTATCAGACACCCGAAACCGTGCGACTGATCCGCAAATTTCTGGCCGACCGCCCGAACTATAATCCCCGATTGAGAGCGAAGCTCTTACAGGCGGCCGATGGGCCATTCCGGGCGAGTAAGTTGTTGTATTCGCTATGA